One Triticum dicoccoides isolate Atlit2015 ecotype Zavitan chromosome 5B, WEW_v2.0, whole genome shotgun sequence genomic window carries:
- the LOC119309709 gene encoding heavy metal-associated isoprenylated plant protein 41-like gives MSMVTPVAIPVEGKKGEKKAAKWLGHYSSAQSILVVGDGDFSFSLALATAFGSGEKLVATSFDSYVHLVSMYSKAESNVAELKSLGATVLHSVSVKKMKKRTDLMSRRFDRIVFNFPHAGFIGKENQVHMINAHRLLVQRFFRNVSKMLRPLGEIHVSHKTGQPYDRWEIEGLALEFSLLKFEMVAFRKEDYPGYNQKRGDGDRCDEEFPLRNGCTFKFQRWPR, from the exons ATGTCGATGGTGACGCCGGTGGCGATCCCCGTGGAGGGGAAGAAGGGCGAGAAGAAGGCGGCCAAGTGGCTGGGGCACTACTCGTCCGCGCAGAGCATCCTGGTCGTCGGCGACGGCGACTTCTCCTTCTCGCTGGCGCTCGCCACCGCCTTTGGCTCTGGGGAGAAACTCGTCGCCACGTCCTTCGACTCCTACG TTCATCTGGTCAGCATGTACAGCAAAGCGGAATCAAACGTAGCGGAGCTCAAGAGTCTGGGCGCCACGGTGCTACATAGTGTCAGTGTGAAGAAGATGAAGAAACGCACCGATCTCATGTCTAGACGGTTTGACCGAATAGTCTTCAATTTTCCCCACGCCGGGTTCATAGGGAAGGAGAATCAGGTGCATATGATCAA CGCCCATCGGCTGCTGGTGCAAAGGTTCTTCCGCAACGTGAGCAAGATGCTCCGTCCCCTCGGCGAGATACACGTCAGCCACAAGACGGGGCAGCCATACGACAGATGGGAGATCGAGGGTCTCGCCCTCGAGTTTTCGCTTCTCAAGTTTGAGATGGTCGCCTTCCGTAAAGAGGATTACCCCGGGTATAACCAGAAGAGAGGCGACGGTGACAGGTGCGACGAGGAATTCCCTCTACGCAACGGCTGCACTTTCAAGTTCCAGCGCTGGCCTCGCTGA